One genomic window of Agarivorans sp. Alg241-V36 includes the following:
- a CDS encoding THxN family PEP-CTERM protein — MNKLKLTCLAASLSFASVTANSALITDWNYLNDAGFDEWTSDAGSIDPTGIDESGATRSEFDGFAGDIFNAPDPLFGGTLPKTLEWGVPYGAENPDLKKSALVIEEAKEGTVTTSVVDGVGTLDFAEGTGLMHENWGVTGDTLVAATLFDGLFLGPTAPIATPLAPAPVLQFGIIFEETYNTPSNDICKYEPTQLVGAAGINQEGCSDLFTLVLGPDVTFTEVGDDIYLQNSFVLPIPGYDDYVYTLTTRLQGLEVLGSVDCGTGFTCVGFLTEEDKTNELKAGFAISAAQVSEPGTLAIFGLGLLGLAAVRRRA, encoded by the coding sequence ATGAACAAATTAAAACTAACTTGCTTGGCCGCTAGCTTAAGTTTTGCCAGCGTTACTGCAAACTCTGCTCTTATTACTGATTGGAATTATCTAAACGACGCTGGTTTCGACGAGTGGACTTCTGATGCTGGTTCTATCGACCCAACGGGTATTGATGAGTCTGGCGCAACTCGTTCTGAGTTCGATGGTTTTGCTGGCGATATTTTCAACGCTCCTGACCCATTGTTTGGTGGCACATTGCCTAAGACTCTTGAGTGGGGTGTTCCTTACGGTGCTGAAAACCCAGACCTTAAGAAAAGTGCTTTGGTAATCGAAGAAGCTAAAGAAGGTACTGTAACTACTAGCGTAGTAGACGGTGTTGGAACTTTGGACTTCGCAGAAGGTACTGGCCTTATGCACGAAAACTGGGGTGTGACTGGTGATACACTGGTTGCTGCTACTTTGTTTGATGGTTTGTTCTTAGGTCCAACAGCACCTATTGCCACTCCATTAGCTCCAGCGCCTGTACTTCAGTTCGGAATCATTTTTGAAGAAACTTATAACACGCCTAGTAACGATATTTGTAAATACGAGCCAACTCAGCTCGTGGGTGCTGCTGGTATTAACCAAGAGGGTTGTTCAGACCTGTTTACCTTAGTGCTAGGCCCAGATGTTACTTTCACTGAAGTTGGTGACGATATCTATCTTCAAAATAGCTTTGTATTACCAATTCCTGGTTACGATGACTATGTATACACCCTAACAACTCGTCTTCAAGGTTTAGAAGTATTAGGTAGTGTTGACTGTGGCACGGGCTTCACTTGTGTTGGTTTTTTAACAGAAGAAGATAAAACCAACGAATTGAAAGCTGGTTTCGCTATCTCTGCTGCACAGGTATCAGAGCCAGGAACTTTAGCAATCTTTGGTTTAGGTCTATTAGGTTTGGCCGCTGTTCGCCGCCGTGCATAA
- a CDS encoding THxN family PEP-CTERM protein: MNKLKLTCLAAGLGFASISANAELITEWNYANDAGFKEWSSNAGQLGIDTSGATADEFDPLFGGELPKNLAWGTPYGAVNPQLNKSSLEIDDAQSGQVSTSVVDGVGALDFVTGTGLTHENWGVTGNTLSSAVLFDGLFLQPLAPFVGPALPAPVLEFDVLFEETYNTPTNDTCKYGDTKVGEAGINQAGCADLFTLILDDGVTFTEVGDDIYLQNSFILPIPGFDDYVYTLTTRLQGLTVLDDLDCGPDSTCIGFLTEENQSNELKASFAISAAQVTEPGTLAIFGLGLLGLASVRRRA, encoded by the coding sequence ATGAACAAATTGAAACTTACTTGCTTGGCTGCAGGCCTAGGATTTGCGAGTATTTCTGCTAACGCTGAACTAATTACTGAATGGAACTATGCTAATGATGCTGGTTTCAAAGAGTGGAGTTCAAACGCTGGCCAACTAGGCATTGACACAAGTGGCGCCACTGCCGATGAGTTTGACCCTCTTTTTGGTGGTGAACTTCCTAAGAATCTTGCATGGGGTACGCCTTACGGTGCAGTTAACCCTCAGCTAAACAAAAGCTCACTTGAGATTGACGACGCTCAGTCTGGTCAAGTAAGCACAAGTGTTGTTGACGGTGTTGGTGCTTTGGATTTTGTTACTGGCACAGGCCTTACTCATGAAAACTGGGGTGTTACTGGTAACACCTTGTCATCAGCAGTATTGTTTGACGGTTTGTTCTTACAACCTCTAGCGCCTTTTGTTGGTCCTGCATTACCTGCTCCAGTACTTGAGTTTGACGTGTTGTTCGAAGAAACGTACAACACACCAACTAACGATACTTGTAAGTATGGCGACACTAAAGTAGGCGAAGCTGGCATTAACCAAGCAGGTTGTGCTGACTTGTTCACTTTAATCTTGGACGATGGTGTGACATTTACTGAAGTGGGCGATGATATTTACCTGCAAAACAGTTTTATTCTACCAATCCCTGGCTTTGATGATTACGTGTACACATTAACCACTCGTCTGCAAGGCTTAACTGTATTAGACGACTTAGATTGTGGTCCTGACTCTACCTGTATTGGTTTCTTAACTGAAGAGAACCAATCAAACGAATTAAAAGCATCTTTTGCAATTTCTGCTGCTCAGGTGACTGAGCCGGGTACACTAGCTATCTTTGGTTTGGGTTTATTAGGTTTGGCTTCAGTTCGTCGCCGTGCTTAA
- a CDS encoding ThiF family adenylyltransferase, translating into MSFNYEDAFSRNIGWVTEAEQQILRGKRVAMAGAGGVGSEHIVTLARLGVGKFHISDFDEYEVHNFNRQAGAFMSTVGQDKVKVMENICLDINPEAEVKSFPEGIFEHNVDEFLEGVDVYVDSLDFFALSARKLVFQKCLEKKIPLVTAAPLGMGCAFLCFMPGSMSYEEYFRFEDASSENEQYIKFLIGLSPAMLQRPYLVDPSRADFHAKKGPSMPMAVKMCGGIAGTYVLKILLNRGELITAPYGLHFDAYRNRFKKTWRPMGNRNPLQRMVFKIAKKIVLKEE; encoded by the coding sequence ATGAGTTTTAATTACGAAGATGCTTTTTCTCGAAACATTGGCTGGGTTACAGAAGCAGAACAACAAATATTACGTGGTAAGCGAGTGGCTATGGCAGGTGCTGGCGGAGTAGGTAGCGAACATATTGTTACTTTAGCTCGTTTAGGGGTTGGCAAGTTTCACATCTCTGACTTTGATGAATATGAGGTACATAATTTTAATCGTCAAGCTGGCGCGTTTATGTCTACAGTTGGCCAAGATAAAGTAAAGGTGATGGAAAACATTTGCTTAGACATAAACCCAGAAGCAGAAGTGAAGTCTTTCCCCGAAGGCATATTTGAGCACAATGTTGATGAGTTTTTAGAAGGTGTAGACGTATACGTAGATAGCTTAGATTTTTTTGCCTTGTCTGCGAGAAAGCTGGTCTTTCAAAAATGTTTAGAGAAAAAGATCCCTTTAGTTACCGCTGCGCCTTTGGGGATGGGCTGTGCATTTTTGTGTTTTATGCCAGGTAGCATGAGCTATGAAGAGTATTTTCGATTTGAAGATGCCAGTAGTGAGAATGAGCAATATATAAAATTTTTAATTGGTTTATCGCCAGCTATGTTGCAGCGACCCTACTTAGTTGATCCGAGTCGAGCTGACTTTCATGCTAAAAAGGGGCCGTCTATGCCAATGGCGGTTAAGATGTGTGGCGGAATCGCCGGGACCTATGTGCTCAAAATTTTACTTAATCGTGGTGAGCTGATCACTGCACCTTATGGTTTGCACTTCGATGCCTACCGTAATCGCTTTAAGAAAACCTGGCGGCCAATGGGCAATCGCAACCCTTTGCAGCGTATGGTGTTTAAAATTGCTAAAAAAATCGTCTTAAAGGAAGAGTAG
- a CDS encoding serine protease, translating to MKLAFIVILASFASLFSVEASSALADTIEKIKPSVVGIGTYNKLNSPRASLRGTGFVVGTHLIATNAHVIPKSLNQQQNEKLVVFVGQGRSPELRIASLVASLEERDLAILRVDGKPLTPLTLSSEKVREGELYAFTGFPIGAVLGLYPVTHRGIISSITPVVIPARSASELNLAQLKRLKSPYNIYQLDATAYPGNSGSPLYHPETGEVIAIINKVFVKTTKEAVLADPSAISYAIPVIHLKQLLKTIK from the coding sequence ATGAAACTCGCCTTCATCGTAATCCTCGCCTCTTTTGCTTCACTGTTTAGTGTAGAAGCTTCAAGCGCTCTTGCTGATACTATAGAAAAAATCAAACCTTCTGTCGTAGGAATTGGCACTTACAATAAACTTAATTCTCCCAGAGCCAGTTTGCGCGGTACCGGATTTGTAGTGGGCACCCATCTCATCGCCACCAACGCGCATGTCATACCTAAAAGCTTAAATCAGCAACAAAATGAAAAATTAGTCGTATTTGTTGGCCAAGGTCGTTCCCCAGAATTACGTATAGCAAGCCTAGTAGCCAGTTTGGAAGAGCGCGATTTAGCTATATTAAGAGTAGATGGCAAGCCTCTAACGCCCTTAACACTTTCAAGCGAAAAAGTACGCGAAGGAGAATTGTATGCCTTCACAGGATTTCCCATCGGTGCGGTATTAGGTTTATACCCCGTCACCCATCGCGGTATTATTTCGAGCATTACTCCAGTGGTGATACCCGCTAGATCAGCCAGCGAGCTCAACCTTGCGCAGCTTAAGCGCCTCAAGTCGCCTTATAATATTTATCAACTCGATGCCACAGCCTACCCCGGTAATAGCGGCAGCCCTTTATACCACCCAGAAACTGGCGAAGTTATCGCAATTATCAACAAAGTATTTGTGAAAACAACCAAAGAGGCAGTACTGGCTGACCCTAGTGCCATCAGCTACGCAATACCCGTCATTCACTTAAAGCAGTTACTAAAAACTATCAAATAG
- a CDS encoding single-stranded DNA-binding protein, whose product MATRGINKVILVGNLGQDPEVRFMPNGGAVANITIATSESWRDKQSGEQKERTEWHRVVLFGKLAEVAGEYLKKGSQVYIEGQLQTRKWQDQGGQDRYSTEVVVQGFNGVMQMLGGRQGGGQGQNMGGGAPQQQGNWGGQQQAAPQAAPAQQGGFQQQAPQQQAPQQGGYQQQAKPAPAPQQAPQQATQQFNEPPMDFDDDIPF is encoded by the coding sequence ATGGCCACTCGGGGCATTAATAAAGTAATTTTGGTTGGTAACTTAGGACAAGATCCTGAAGTTCGTTTTATGCCAAACGGAGGGGCCGTCGCCAATATTACTATTGCAACTTCAGAAAGCTGGAGAGACAAGCAAAGTGGTGAACAGAAAGAGCGCACCGAATGGCACCGTGTAGTGTTGTTTGGCAAGTTAGCGGAAGTGGCTGGTGAATACTTAAAGAAAGGCTCACAAGTTTATATTGAAGGTCAACTGCAAACCCGTAAATGGCAAGACCAAGGTGGTCAAGACCGTTACTCAACTGAAGTAGTTGTACAAGGCTTTAATGGTGTAATGCAAATGTTAGGTGGCCGTCAAGGCGGTGGTCAGGGCCAAAATATGGGCGGTGGCGCACCTCAACAGCAAGGTAATTGGGGTGGACAGCAGCAGGCCGCTCCTCAAGCAGCACCTGCGCAGCAAGGTGGTTTCCAGCAACAAGCTCCACAGCAGCAAGCACCTCAGCAAGGCGGTTATCAGCAGCAAGCTAAACCAGCTCCAGCGCCGCAACAAGCACCTCAGCAGGCAACGCAGCAGTTTAATGAGCCACCAATGGACTTTGACGACGACATTCCGTTTTAA
- a CDS encoding MFS transporter, translating into MSQDERLNPTEKRGAYSLALLFALRMAGLFMLMPVLAVYGQELTGFSPLWVGFAIGAYGLTQAMFQIPMGWLSDRVGRKPIIFLGLSIFALGSVVAAMADSIYGIALGRALQGMGAIASTVMALAADLTRETQRAKVMAFIGVSIGLSFAASLVLGPLLSAYLGLSGLFWLIAVLAVLAMLVVQFAVPNADFKAPSGEVSTNSKKMLTLLKHPQLLRLDWGVFTLHLVLTALFVVMPFRLLETGLSAANHWQVYLPAVLISFVLMVPMLIIAAKRNQQRGYFIFAISLLLIANALLLINDTSVWALGTILAIFFVGFNYLEASLPALISNLCPPGNKGAALGVFSTSQFLGAFIGGSSAGALYTVGGANLVSLFAIALLIIWIVVSLGLRAQSGIKSYSLTISSPDQPASILEKLQVLPGVVEAVVIASDNTAYLKVKTKEFELARALDLVRSA; encoded by the coding sequence ATGAGCCAAGACGAACGATTAAACCCTACAGAAAAGCGCGGTGCTTATTCATTAGCATTGTTATTTGCCTTGCGCATGGCTGGTTTGTTTATGCTAATGCCAGTGTTAGCGGTTTATGGCCAAGAGCTTACAGGATTCTCACCGCTATGGGTTGGCTTTGCCATTGGCGCTTACGGTTTAACTCAGGCTATGTTTCAAATCCCCATGGGCTGGCTATCGGATAGGGTAGGTCGCAAGCCAATTATATTTTTAGGCTTGAGTATTTTTGCTCTTGGCTCGGTGGTTGCTGCAATGGCAGATTCCATTTATGGGATTGCCCTAGGTAGAGCTCTGCAGGGAATGGGAGCAATAGCCAGCACGGTGATGGCTTTGGCGGCCGATCTAACTCGGGAAACTCAGCGTGCAAAAGTAATGGCATTTATTGGCGTGAGCATTGGCTTATCATTCGCAGCATCGCTGGTTTTAGGACCGCTTCTTTCTGCTTACTTAGGCCTATCAGGATTATTTTGGTTAATTGCTGTGTTGGCGGTGTTAGCCATGCTGGTTGTTCAGTTTGCAGTACCAAATGCCGATTTTAAAGCACCTAGTGGTGAAGTAAGTACTAACTCGAAAAAGATGCTCACTTTGCTAAAACATCCCCAGCTACTGCGTTTAGATTGGGGAGTCTTCACTCTGCACTTGGTGCTTACGGCTTTGTTTGTTGTGATGCCATTTCGCTTGCTTGAAACGGGTTTAAGTGCCGCAAATCATTGGCAGGTGTATTTGCCCGCAGTACTTATTTCCTTTGTATTGATGGTGCCAATGCTGATTATTGCGGCTAAGCGTAACCAGCAGCGCGGCTACTTTATTTTTGCTATTAGTTTGTTATTGATTGCTAATGCCCTATTGCTGATAAATGACACCTCTGTTTGGGCTTTAGGTACTATATTGGCCATATTTTTTGTTGGCTTTAATTACTTAGAAGCCAGTTTACCGGCGCTAATCTCTAATTTATGCCCTCCGGGTAACAAAGGTGCGGCGTTAGGGGTGTTTTCTACCAGTCAGTTTTTGGGTGCGTTTATCGGTGGCTCTAGTGCCGGAGCCTTGTATACGGTGGGCGGTGCTAATTTAGTCAGTTTATTTGCTATAGCATTGCTGATTATTTGGATTGTTGTCAGTTTGGGATTGCGTGCGCAAAGTGGCATAAAAAGTTATTCATTAACGATATCATCTCCCGATCAACCTGCCAGCATTTTAGAAAAACTGCAGGTTTTACCTGGGGTTGTAGAAGCAGTTGTTATAGCAAGTGACAATACTGCTTACCTTAAAGTTAAAACAAAAGAATTTGAATTGGCTAGAGCATTGGATTTGGTGCGTTCAGCCTAG
- the uvrA gene encoding excinuclease ABC subunit UvrA yields MDSIDIRGARTHNLKNISLTLPRDKLIVITGLSGSGKSSLAFDTLYAEGQRRYVESLSAYARQFLSLMEKPDVDHIEGLSPAISIEQKSTSHNPRSTVGTITEIYDYLRLLYARVGEPRCPHHNEPLAAQTISQMVDKVFEEPENSKLMLLAPIVRDRKGEHVKTLENLAAQGFIRARIDGEVCDLSDPPELELHKKHNIEVVIDRFKVRASDDLAQRLAESFETALELAEGTAILVDMDSGDTRQLFSANFACPVCGYSMTELEPRIFSFNNPAGACQTCDGLGVDQFFDDKKVIVNPALSLSGGAIRGWDKRNFYYYQMLKSLAAHFEFDLDMAFQDLSDKHQKVILHGSGRTSIEFKYMNDRGDVTVRKHPFEGIIPNMRRRYKETESNAVREELAKFISNQECPGCGGSRLREEARSVFIGTTNLPEVSCKSIGEAMEFFDSLSLKGQRAQIADKILKEICERLNFLINVGLDYLSLDRSADTLSGGEAQRIRLASQIGAGLVGVMYVLDEPSIGLHQRDNERLLATLNHLRDLGNTVIVVEHDEDAIRAADYILDIGPGAGVHGGEIVAQGTYQQVIDTPESLTGQYLSGKKAIEVPNERHPTGKDWLKVLGASGNNLKNVDLAIPLGLLTCITGVSGSGKSTLINDTLYKIAQKALNGAAGEDIAAHKAVEGLEHLDKVVDIDQSPIGRTPRSNPATYTGIFTPIRELFAATQEARSRGYKPGRFSFNVKGGRCEACQGDGVIKVEMHFLPDVYVPCDVCKSKRYNRETLEIKYKGKSIHQILEMTVEEARPFFDAVPAIARKLQTLIDVGLTYIKLGQSATTLSGGEAQRVKLARELSKRDTGQTLYILDEPTTGLHFHDIELLLEVIHRLRDHGNTIVVIEHNLDVVKTADWIVDLGPEGGKGGGEILVAGTPEDIVKEQRSHTARFLKPMLENKK; encoded by the coding sequence ATGGACAGTATTGATATTCGGGGTGCCCGCACCCACAACCTTAAAAACATTTCACTGACCCTGCCTCGCGATAAGCTAATTGTTATCACCGGCTTATCGGGCTCAGGGAAATCGTCGCTCGCATTCGATACCCTTTACGCAGAAGGTCAGCGACGCTATGTTGAGTCTCTTTCTGCCTATGCGCGCCAGTTTCTATCATTAATGGAAAAGCCCGATGTAGACCACATCGAGGGCCTATCGCCAGCCATTTCTATTGAGCAAAAATCAACCTCGCACAATCCACGCTCTACCGTGGGAACCATCACTGAGATTTACGATTATTTACGTTTGCTCTATGCCCGTGTAGGTGAGCCTCGCTGTCCACACCACAACGAACCACTGGCTGCGCAAACCATTAGCCAAATGGTGGACAAAGTATTTGAAGAGCCAGAAAACAGCAAACTAATGCTATTGGCTCCAATAGTGCGAGATCGCAAAGGCGAGCATGTAAAAACTCTGGAGAACTTAGCGGCGCAAGGCTTTATTCGTGCTCGCATCGATGGGGAAGTGTGTGACTTAAGCGATCCACCAGAATTAGAGCTGCACAAAAAACACAATATTGAAGTAGTGATTGACCGCTTTAAAGTTCGCGCCAGTGACGACTTAGCCCAACGCTTAGCGGAGTCATTTGAAACAGCCTTAGAACTAGCCGAAGGCACTGCCATTTTAGTTGATATGGACAGCGGCGACACTCGCCAATTATTCTCAGCTAACTTTGCCTGCCCGGTATGTGGCTACAGCATGACCGAGCTAGAGCCAAGAATTTTCTCCTTCAACAACCCTGCAGGTGCTTGCCAAACCTGTGATGGCTTAGGCGTGGATCAATTCTTCGACGATAAAAAGGTGATTGTAAACCCTGCGCTTAGTTTATCGGGCGGGGCCATTCGTGGGTGGGACAAACGCAACTTCTACTATTACCAAATGCTTAAATCATTGGCTGCTCATTTCGAGTTTGACTTAGACATGGCCTTTCAAGACCTAAGCGACAAGCACCAAAAAGTGATTTTGCATGGTTCGGGCCGCACCAGTATTGAATTTAAGTACATGAACGATCGCGGTGACGTTACCGTACGCAAACACCCTTTTGAAGGGATTATCCCCAACATGCGCCGCCGCTATAAAGAAACTGAGTCAAACGCAGTTCGCGAAGAGTTGGCTAAGTTTATTAGCAATCAAGAATGCCCAGGCTGTGGTGGTAGTCGGCTTCGCGAAGAAGCTAGAAGCGTATTTATAGGTACCACAAATCTGCCAGAAGTGAGTTGTAAATCCATTGGCGAAGCCATGGAGTTTTTCGACTCTCTAAGCCTTAAAGGACAACGTGCTCAAATCGCCGACAAAATTCTTAAAGAAATTTGTGAGCGTTTAAACTTTTTGATCAATGTTGGTTTAGATTACCTTTCCTTAGACCGCAGTGCCGATACCTTATCAGGCGGTGAGGCCCAGCGAATTAGATTGGCCAGCCAAATTGGCGCAGGCTTAGTTGGGGTAATGTATGTACTTGACGAGCCCTCGATTGGACTGCATCAACGCGATAATGAACGCTTACTTGCAACCCTTAATCACCTACGAGATCTAGGCAACACAGTAATCGTGGTCGAACATGATGAGGATGCTATTCGGGCAGCCGACTACATTTTAGATATTGGCCCAGGAGCGGGCGTGCATGGTGGTGAAATTGTTGCTCAAGGTACTTACCAACAAGTGATTGATACGCCAGAGTCGCTCACCGGACAATATCTATCAGGCAAAAAAGCCATTGAAGTACCCAATGAGCGCCACCCAACGGGTAAAGATTGGTTAAAGGTACTTGGTGCTAGCGGTAACAATCTAAAAAATGTCGACTTAGCTATTCCTCTAGGTTTATTAACTTGTATTACCGGAGTATCGGGTAGCGGAAAATCCACTCTCATTAATGACACTCTCTATAAAATTGCCCAAAAAGCGCTTAATGGTGCGGCAGGCGAAGATATCGCGGCTCACAAAGCAGTAGAAGGTCTCGAACACTTAGATAAAGTGGTAGATATCGACCAAAGCCCAATTGGCCGAACGCCACGTTCAAACCCTGCTACTTACACTGGAATTTTTACTCCTATACGCGAATTATTTGCCGCTACACAAGAGGCGCGTTCACGAGGATATAAACCAGGTCGCTTTAGCTTTAACGTCAAAGGTGGCCGCTGTGAAGCCTGTCAAGGCGACGGCGTTATCAAAGTTGAAATGCACTTTTTACCCGATGTATACGTGCCTTGTGATGTTTGTAAAAGCAAACGCTACAACCGAGAAACCCTAGAGATAAAATACAAAGGCAAGAGTATTCATCAAATCTTAGAAATGACGGTAGAAGAAGCCCGTCCATTCTTCGATGCTGTACCAGCCATTGCCAGAAAGCTGCAAACCCTAATCGATGTTGGACTTACCTATATCAAACTTGGTCAATCGGCCACTACACTTTCAGGTGGTGAGGCACAACGGGTAAAACTTGCCAGGGAACTCAGTAAAAGAGATACCGGGCAAACTCTCTACATCTTGGATGAACCAACAACGGGTCTACATTTCCACGATATAGAACTGTTGCTCGAGGTTATTCATCGCCTACGCGATCACGGAAATACCATCGTGGTGATTGAACACAACCTAGACGTAGTAAAAACAGCAGATTGGATCGTCGACTTAGGACCAGAAGGTGGTAAAGGCGGTGGGGAAATTCTCGTTGCTGGCACACCAGAAGACATTGTTAAAGAACAGCGCTCTCATACCGCTAGATTCTTAAAACCCATGTTAGAAAATAAAAAATAA
- a CDS encoding PglL family O-oligosaccharyltransferase gives MLSKFSLERTFVYVFSAMMLLGMHYFQHNQGGTGLALPFNLVVWCFASILIGLGLIKVSQSQTLRYNKTLIGLAICAVGLWIPLFYPNAELGAFALDRLIGLAAGLLLIFSLLQLNLSNKQWQQMLYMLVAAVLIESLYALTQMYLLTEGNWVGFNVNSTRAPGIFQQPNVLGTFVLFGPLASAWLLSQRAVNNKWQQTLILLTSFAATWVCFLTGSRTTLIALFLILPLMAPYLFKTANSLQLRWWLFSILLGVLAPIIPELFASNVTRDALGGATTAYRVTMLEVSWQLFKEQPLLGWGYGAYDGVYHAAQATLNQQGIVDGYHFNVAHPHNELAYWAVEGGLVTVLALFSMSFLVIKCLIKHGWQKALFHFALLFPCLLHSMTELPFYHSAILWILFCTFLARMIKSDEVVAKAFPAKFAPKLFGILIPCFTLVFMLTGLQAIHKIVQFERSGSANANLLEEVINPIPLQTRYEFNAMSFRLNAAVSLDLKSELENYLVWSEKILKRQARTEHFYNRSVALRALGFTEQALANDQLANSIYPNTERVSYKLISATNGGEESLKKYLVWNRTEIESKSNPQLYIHQINALVRLGDIKPAVDTLIEAQNNFPEQVNLNSVPSLKPYIKIKDNT, from the coding sequence ATGCTATCAAAGTTTAGCCTAGAGCGTACTTTTGTTTATGTATTTAGTGCAATGATGTTACTGGGCATGCACTACTTTCAACACAACCAAGGGGGTACGGGGCTAGCACTCCCTTTTAACCTAGTGGTATGGTGCTTTGCTAGCATTCTTATCGGCCTTGGCCTTATTAAGGTGAGCCAATCCCAAACCTTACGCTATAACAAAACACTTATTGGTTTAGCAATTTGTGCGGTTGGTTTATGGATCCCGCTGTTTTATCCGAACGCTGAGCTTGGCGCCTTTGCTTTGGATCGTTTAATCGGATTGGCAGCCGGTTTATTACTAATCTTTTCCTTACTTCAGCTGAATCTAAGCAACAAACAATGGCAGCAAATGCTCTACATGCTAGTAGCAGCGGTGTTAATCGAAAGTCTGTATGCATTAACTCAAATGTATTTGCTCACAGAAGGCAATTGGGTAGGCTTCAACGTTAACTCAACCAGAGCTCCAGGCATTTTCCAGCAACCAAATGTGTTAGGAACCTTTGTCCTGTTTGGCCCTTTAGCTTCTGCCTGGCTTTTATCTCAACGAGCAGTGAATAACAAATGGCAGCAAACTTTAATACTGCTTACCAGTTTTGCCGCCACTTGGGTATGTTTCTTAACTGGGTCACGTACCACCCTTATTGCTCTGTTTTTAATTTTGCCCTTAATGGCACCTTATCTATTTAAAACAGCTAATTCGCTGCAATTAAGATGGTGGTTATTTAGCATTCTACTTGGAGTATTAGCGCCTATTATCCCAGAGCTTTTTGCCTCAAACGTCACCAGAGATGCGTTAGGGGGAGCAACAACTGCTTACCGAGTCACCATGCTTGAAGTAAGCTGGCAACTGTTTAAAGAGCAACCTCTGCTAGGTTGGGGTTATGGCGCCTACGATGGTGTCTACCATGCAGCGCAGGCAACGCTCAATCAGCAAGGTATAGTCGATGGCTATCATTTTAATGTTGCTCATCCTCATAACGAACTGGCTTACTGGGCAGTTGAAGGTGGATTAGTCACTGTTCTAGCACTATTTAGCATGTCATTTTTAGTCATAAAATGCTTGATTAAGCACGGATGGCAAAAAGCTCTGTTCCACTTTGCACTATTGTTTCCTTGCCTGCTACATAGCATGACTGAGCTTCCCTTCTACCACTCAGCAATCTTATGGATTTTATTCTGCACATTTTTAGCTCGAATGATAAAAAGCGATGAAGTCGTCGCTAAAGCTTTTCCTGCAAAGTTTGCCCCTAAATTATTTGGCATACTAATCCCATGTTTCACTCTAGTGTTCATGCTTACGGGCTTACAGGCCATCCACAAAATTGTCCAATTTGAACGTTCAGGAAGTGCGAATGCTAATTTGCTTGAGGAGGTTATAAACCCAATTCCTTTGCAAACCCGTTACGAATTTAACGCCATGTCATTCAGGTTAAACGCAGCCGTTTCTCTCGATCTTAAGAGTGAGCTAGAAAACTACTTGGTGTGGTCAGAGAAAATTCTAAAACGACAAGCAAGAACAGAACACTTTTATAATCGCTCTGTCGCTCTACGAGCTTTAGGCTTCACAGAACAAGCTTTAGCAAACGACCAATTAGCTAACAGTATTTATCCGAATACTGAGCGAGTATCTTACAAACTAATTTCAGCAACCAATGGTGGTGAAGAGTCCCTGAAAAAGTACTTAGTTTGGAATCGCACAGAAATTGAGAGCAAAAGTAATCCACAATTATACATCCATCAAATTAACGCTCTAGTCAGGCTTGGCGACATCAAA